GGGCCAGTTCCCGCGCGGCCACGCTGGCGGCGGGACGGTCCAGCACGGTCTGCCCGAGGCGGAGCGCGGCGGCGGTGTCCATGCCGTGTAGCCGCATGACGGCCTCGAAGGCGAGCACCCGGGCCTGGGCGGCGGAGTCGCGCAGGTTGGCGCCCTGGAGGGCGAGCTCCTCCACCGTGGACTCCCGGCTGAGCCCCCAGTAGCTGACCATGCCGCGTACGGTCAGCCACCGGCTGCGTCGCCCGTCGTCGCCCAGGTCGGCGGCGACCGTGTCGAGTACCTCGATCGCCTCGTCCGGCCGGTCGGCGAACATCAGGAGGGTGGCCAGCAGCTCCGCGGTGTTGAACCCGCCGCCGGCGTCGAGCGCCGCCCGGGCCAGCCGAGTCGCCAGTGGTACGTCGTAGCGGGTGAACGCCTGCGCGGCGGCGCCCAGCAGAATGCCCTCGTCCTGAGCGGTGCCCGACTCCAGGCGCCAGACGGCCACCCGCAGCAGGTCGTCGCGGCGGCGTGTGCCGGTCTCCTCCAGCAGGTGGGCGAGGCGGGCCTGCAGGCGCCGGGTGCGGCTGACCGGGCACTGCCGGCGTATCACCTCGCCGTACAGCGGCTGGGCCAGCCGGACGTCGAGCCGGCGGTCGTCCTGGACCACGGCGATGAGGCCGCGTTCCTCGGCGGTCTCCACGTCGCCCGGGTCGACCGCCTGCCCGAGTAGGTGCAGGCCGAGCGGCTCGCCGAACGCGACCAGCTCGACCACCGCCCGCACGCCCGGGGTGAGCTGGCCGATCCGGGTGTCGATCAGGTCGGTGAGGCTCGGTGCCAGCTCCAGCCGACCGGTCCACTTCCAGACGCCGTACGCGCTGGTCAGCTCCCCGCTGCCGAAAGCGGCGTGGACGAGTTCGCGCAGCAGCAGCGGATTACCGGCGGAGAGTCGTCCCAGCCGGTCGGCGGTGCCGGCGTCGATCGGTCCGTCGAGGATCGCGGCGAGCAGCCTGGCGGTGTCGGCCGGGTCCATCGGGCTCAGCTCGGCGTGGTCGACCAGGTCGTCGGTCCACAGTGCGCGGATGGGCAGCGGAATCTGTTCGCCGTTGCGTAGGGTGCCGACCACCGTGGCGTTCTCCGACCGGGCGACGAGATGCACCAGCGCCGCCGACGGCGGATCCAGCAGGTGCGCGTCGTCGATGGCGAGCACGATGCGGCGGCCGGCCGCCTGTTGACGGAGCACGTCCGCGGCCCACCGTAGGACGCCGGCCGGTGCCAGCCCCGGCGGGTGGTCGGTGGGGAGCAGCTGGACCAGACCGCCGAACGGCAATGCCGCGGTGGTGGCACTCGCCGCGACGAACCACACCGCGTTCCGGTCGCGGGGCAGCGCCCCCACCCCCTCGCGGAGCAGCCGGCTCTTGCCGATGCCGGCGCTGCCGCTGAAGAAGAGCCCGCGCCCGTCGAGGTCGGTCGCCGCCGACAGCAGACGGTCGAGCTCGTGGGAGCGGCCGACGAATCTCCACCGACTCATCCGCGCAGCATATCGATGGATTTTCCGGACGCGCGCATTCCGTCACACACCGAAGTTGAGTAACCTCGTCATTACCGCTGAGTAGACTGGCTATTCCGCGTCCGTCCCGGATCGCCCGTACTCTCCCGGCATCCGGGTTCACCCATCGGAGTTCCCCGCGGCCGGCCACCGCCGGCCATCGATCTCGGGAGGCAGTCTGTGACGCCGGGTCCGCTCGCTACCGTCGACCTGCCGCACGGTCGATCGCTGAACGCCCGGCCCGCTTCCACACCCGCCGTGGACGAACCACTGGGTGTGCTGGCCGTGGGCCCCGCCGGCGCCGGCCGGGCCGAGGTGCTCGGCGCCCTGCTCCGGCTGGATCCCGCCATGCTCGCGGTGCCGGCGGGCAGTTGGCTGGTGCTGCGCGACGCCCGGGTGCCGAGCCGGGCCGCGTACGTGCCGGGTTACCGCCAGCCGCACTCGTACGGCGCCGACCGGCTGGCCGCCGGGCCGGCGCTCGCCCGCCCGCCGCGCCGAGTCGAGCTGGCCGTGCCGGAGCCGCTGCTGCGGCACTTCGCCCTGGTGGACACGCCAAATACCGACACCGTCGGGGTGGCCAGCGGCCGGGTGCTGCTGGAGGCGGCGGGCCGGGCCGGCGCCGTGCTCTTCGTGATCGCCGCCGACCAGGCGTTCACCGCGACCGAGCTGCGCCTGCTCACCGAGCTCGCCGGGGCGCGGGTCGAGGTCTTCTTCGCCGTGACTCCGGGCGCGGATGGCGGGTCGCCGCCAGCCGGCGAGTCGACGGTGGACGGCACCGGTGCGGCCGTCGGGTCGACCGGGGCGCGGCCGGCGGTCGACCCGGTGGGCCGGGCCGCGGTCGCCGTGGCGGCGCACCGGGCCGCCTTGCTTGTCGCGGTTCCCGGCCTCACCGCCGCCCGGTGGTTCTCGGTCGGCTCCGGCGACGCCGACGACCTGCGACGGGCGTTGGTCGGCTGGGCCGCCGACGAGGTGCTGCGCCGGGCGAGTGCCGATCCACCGGTCCTGCCAGGGGCGCACGGGCGGGTACCGGTGCGACCGGCGCCGGGCCCGTGGTCCGACCAGCTCGAACGGCAGACCCGCTCGGTTGTCCAGCGGATCCGCCAGCAGGTGGCCCTGGAGTTGGCCAACGCGCATCTGCGGGTGGTGCAGGAGATCGTGTTCGGAGTTGGTTGCGCCGGTCTGCCGCAGCTGCTCGACCGCGAGATGGAAGCGCTGTCGCTGTTTGCCACCACGCAGTGCGACCAGGCGGTGCGTAACCTGCTCGACGAGGCCGCCGGGCAGGTGCTCGGCGCGCCGCTGGCGCCGGGGGTCCGCCAGCGGATCGCCAACGCGGTCCGCTGGGGCCTGGGTGACCACAGCGCCGGCGAGGAACTGGACCGGGTGCTCCTGGTGACCAGCGGCGGCGCGGTGACCGGCCTGACCGGCGCCGGCGCGATCGACGCCCTGACCGGCTATCCCGGCGCGGCCCGCGACGGCGTGCTCCCACCGGTGGCGGTGGCCCTGTCCGGTGGCTGCTGGCAGCACTGGCGCAGCCCCGGCAACAACGATCCGAACGCGGCGCGGGCCTGGGCGCAGCGGGCCCTGCGCGAGGTCGAGCTGGAGCTGACCCGCGAGGTGTCCCGACGGTTCGACGTGATCCGTCTCTCATTGGGCGTGGTGCTTTCCGATGCTGTCGATCACGGCATCCTCCTGGCCTGAGGCAGCCGGGCACCGGGAAGATCCGCGACGGGCCGGCGTTCCGGTTCCTCAGTTCGCCGGATCCGGTGGCACGATGGGGGGCATGGCGGCTCCGCAGGTTGCACCGGTCGAGACGCCGGACACCGACGAGGTGCCGGCTGCAGACCGCCCGTGGGTGACGATCGTGTGGGATGACCCGGTCAACCTGATGACGTATGTGACCTGGGTCTTCCAGAAGCTCTTCGGTTACAGCCGGGAGAGGGCCGAGCAGCTCATGCTGGACGTGCACCACAAGGGCCGGGCGGTCGTCTCCAGCGGCGCCCGCGAACGGATGGAGCACGACGCGTCGCAGCTGCACGCGTACGGTCTCTGGGCGACGGTGGATCGGGCGTGAGCATGTTCCGGCGTCAGGGCGACCGCTACGTCGCCACCTTCGCGGTGGACGAGGCCCGGGTGCTGCGTAAGGTCGCCACCGAGGTGGTCGGGCTGCTCACCGACGGGTTCGACCACTCCGACCCGGTGGTGGGGCGGCTCTTCCCGGAGGCGTACCCGGACGACGCGGCGGGCACCGCCGAGTTCCGCCGGTACACCGAGGGTGACCTCAAGACAGCGAAAATCGACCAGGCGGGTGCCATCCTCGCGGCGTTGCCCGACTCCGGCGGCGCCGAGGTCCGCCTCGACGCCGAGGCGGCCGAGGCCTGGCTGCGGGCGCTCAACGACGCCCGGCTGGCGATGGGCGTCCGGTTGGAGATCAAGGACGGTACCGACCTCGGCGCCGAGCTGGACGACGCGGTGGCCGAGGACCCGACCTCCAGTCGGGTGTTCCAACTGTCGGTCTACGCGTACCTGGGCTATCTGCAGGAATCCCTGCTCAACGCTCTGATCGACTGATTCGTGACGGCCGCCA
The sequence above is a segment of the Micromonospora sp. WMMA1363 genome. Coding sequences within it:
- a CDS encoding LuxR family transcriptional regulator — protein: MSRWRFVGRSHELDRLLSAATDLDGRGLFFSGSAGIGKSRLLREGVGALPRDRNAVWFVAASATTAALPFGGLVQLLPTDHPPGLAPAGVLRWAADVLRQQAAGRRIVLAIDDAHLLDPPSAALVHLVARSENATVVGTLRNGEQIPLPIRALWTDDLVDHAELSPMDPADTARLLAAILDGPIDAGTADRLGRLSAGNPLLLRELVHAAFGSGELTSAYGVWKWTGRLELAPSLTDLIDTRIGQLTPGVRAVVELVAFGEPLGLHLLGQAVDPGDVETAEERGLIAVVQDDRRLDVRLAQPLYGEVIRRQCPVSRTRRLQARLAHLLEETGTRRRDDLLRVAVWRLESGTAQDEGILLGAAAQAFTRYDVPLATRLARAALDAGGGFNTAELLATLLMFADRPDEAIEVLDTVAADLGDDGRRSRWLTVRGMVSYWGLSRESTVEELALQGANLRDSAAQARVLAFEAVMRLHGMDTAAALRLGQTVLDRPAASVAARELARCTIAYLHTVQGHLHRGVAAVELVQAEAGRWRADMPYLQLALEQVRGTQLTLAGDLTGIDAIVADEFADLADAGDFRLGTGYLAVLQAYAARLRGRADAALRTSLGACAVLATSRVYAGLAQAERAQAAALRGDAAQAAEAMAEADRTHARGMAVLYPWLEQARAAALAAAGDLPTAAKYLSELADRLRADGFAAHEVHALHDLVRLDQATAPVGPACSDGSRRTAAQRLTELSEQVDGVLPPLLARHGRAVADGSAADLLAVADAFAGLDLTVWAAEATATALRLLRHRRSPAATAARERLAALLGRCNQVRTPALCAGTPTLTDREWQVARLAADGGTSRVIAEQLYLSTRTVENHLQRVYSKLGVSGRAELGAALRAIPGHDGEDPDSTLG
- the clpS gene encoding ATP-dependent Clp protease adapter ClpS, translated to MAAPQVAPVETPDTDEVPAADRPWVTIVWDDPVNLMTYVTWVFQKLFGYSRERAEQLMLDVHHKGRAVVSSGARERMEHDASQLHAYGLWATVDRA
- a CDS encoding DUF2017 domain-containing protein, translated to MFRRQGDRYVATFAVDEARVLRKVATEVVGLLTDGFDHSDPVVGRLFPEAYPDDAAGTAEFRRYTEGDLKTAKIDQAGAILAALPDSGGAEVRLDAEAAEAWLRALNDARLAMGVRLEIKDGTDLGAELDDAVAEDPTSSRVFQLSVYAYLGYLQESLLNALID